CCCGCAGGTCATCGGCCTGAATGACGCAGATGACGCGGGTGACGCAGAAATCCCCACCTCGGACACACACGCAGGCCCCGCACCGCCTGCGCCCAACCCCGCGACGGACATGAGGAGCCACCGAACCCATGGCCACCGAAGATCCGACCGACCTGCTTGGCGTCCTGCTCGCCCTCCTGCGCGGCGGCGTCCCGGACCGCTACCTCACCCCTGAAGACCTGGTCACCATGTTCAGCCTCCCGAGCGTCGAGACCGTCTACCAGTGGCGACGCAAACGCATTGGACCCCCCGGCTTCCGCGTCGGCCGCTACCTCCGCTTCAACCCCGCCGCCGTACGAGCGTGGGAGGCCGAACGCACCGCCCTCGAAGACGCGGCCTGAGCCTGCCGCACTCCGCACCACCCAACTCCCCGGGGAGGGCCACACCGTGGCCCTCCCCGTCCCATGCTCCGAAAGGACCACGCCCCAGATGGCAGGCCACATCCAAGACCGCTGGTTCAAGACCGAAACCAACTCGGCCGGCAAGACCGTCCGCCTTAAGTCCGACCGCCACGGCACCGGCCTGCGCTACCGCGCCCGGTACATCGGCCCCGACGGCACCGAGAAGTCCAAGAGCTTCCCCGACCGTCAGAAGCGCCTCGCCGAACGGTGGCTGTCGAAGACCGAGACCGACATGAACAGCGGCGACTACGTCGACCCGCGACAGTCCAAGACGACGTTCCAGCAGTACGCAGCGAAGTGGGCCAAGAGCCTGACTTCGGATGAGAACAGCGGAGCAGCCGTTGAAACCCGGCTCCGGCTGTACGCCTACCCGTACATCGGCTCCCGCCCGCTCGGTTCGTTCAAGCCCGAGCACATCAGGGATTGGCTGGGTGAACTGAAGCAAGCGGTGCCGAACTTGACCCACCGCCGCCTCATCTTCGAAAGCGTGTCATCAGTGATGAACGCGGCCCGTGATGACGGGATTCTGCGGCTCAACCCGTGCCGGGCGGCATCGGTGAAGGCGCCTCAACCCGTGCCGATTCGCGTCAAGCCCTGGACCGCTGAACGGACCTTCGCGGTGCGGGCCGCGCTCCCCGCGCGGTACCGCGCAATGGCGGACCTCGGGGCGGGGTGCGGACTGCGACAGGGCGAGATCTTCGGACTCCCGCTCGACGAAATCGACTTCCTGAAAGGCTGGTTGCAGGTCGGTTTCCAGGTCAAGCAGGTGCGCAGCAGGCTGGTGTTCGCGCCCCCGAAGCGCGGCAAGGTTCGTGACGTGCCGCTGCCCGCAGAGGTCGCGAACGAGTTGGCCGACCACATCCGGCGATTCCCGCCGACCGACGTCACTTTGCCGTGGCTGACGCCGGACGGCGACCCGATCACGAAGAAGCTGTTGTTCGTTGCGCCCGGGGGCAACGCGGTCTGGCGCGATGTCTTCAACACCTACGCCTGGAAGCCCGCTCTGGCCGCCGCAGGCGTCATCCCCGAGCCAGAGAAGGGGCAGCGGCACGCGGCGGCACGCGAACACGGCATGCACGCCCTCAGGCACTTCTACGCGTCCGTCCTCCTGGATGCCGGAGAGAACATCAAGGCCCTGAGCGCCTACCTGGGACACAGCGACCCCGGTTTCACGCTCCGGGTCTACACGCACCTCATGCCGAGCAGCGAGGGACGCACCCGGAAGGCAGTGGACAACGTCTTCCGAGCAGCCGTTTCCCATGATCACGGCCCACAGACGGCCCAGGCGGCATGACGACCCCCCTGGCTTGCGGCTCCGCCGCAGGTCAGGGGCCTCTCGCTGTCGCGATCACGCCAAATCGCTAACATGTGGCCAACGCCTGTACGTTTCGCTGCTCGTCCATTGGCCTGAAGTTGATGGTGACGACGGGGAACGGACGGTGTGGGACCGCGGGACGGTAGCCGGTTCCGGTAGGGGCAGGCGTCGGGTGGCTGGCGGGAAACCGCCGTGAAGAGGGCGGGAATCCGCCAGAAGTGGGCGACGTGATGGGGCGCGGACCGCAGGCGGGGCTGCGGTTCGGACTGCTCGGACCGCCGATCCTGTACGACGGCGATGGCAGCGCCGGCGTACGGGTCGTCGGCAGCCGCAAGCAGCGGATCCTGCTGGCCGCGCTGCTCCTGGAGACCGGCCGGGTCGTCTCCGCCGGGTCCCTCAAGGACGCGCTGTGGGGCGGCACCCCGCCGGCCTCGGCGAAGGCCTCCCTCCACAACCACGTCTCACGGCTGCGGCGGCTGCTCGACGACCCCGAACGGCTCCAGGCGGTGGCCCCCGGCTACCAACTGCGCGTGGAGCCGGGCGAACTCGACGTCCAGGTCTTCGAGAGTCACGCCGCCGGGGCCCGCGCCGCGCACGCCGACGGGAACTGGACCGCGACCGTCCACTCCTGCGCAGCGGCCCTCGCGCTGTGGCGCGGCACGCCGCTCAGCGGAGTCCCCTCCGAACTCGCCGGATACGCGCTGGTGCAGCGCCTGGAGGAGGCG
This is a stretch of genomic DNA from Streptomyces sp. NBC_00285. It encodes these proteins:
- a CDS encoding tyrosine-type recombinase/integrase — encoded protein: MAGHIQDRWFKTETNSAGKTVRLKSDRHGTGLRYRARYIGPDGTEKSKSFPDRQKRLAERWLSKTETDMNSGDYVDPRQSKTTFQQYAAKWAKSLTSDENSGAAVETRLRLYAYPYIGSRPLGSFKPEHIRDWLGELKQAVPNLTHRRLIFESVSSVMNAARDDGILRLNPCRAASVKAPQPVPIRVKPWTAERTFAVRAALPARYRAMADLGAGCGLRQGEIFGLPLDEIDFLKGWLQVGFQVKQVRSRLVFAPPKRGKVRDVPLPAEVANELADHIRRFPPTDVTLPWLTPDGDPITKKLLFVAPGGNAVWRDVFNTYAWKPALAAAGVIPEPEKGQRHAAAREHGMHALRHFYASVLLDAGENIKALSAYLGHSDPGFTLRVYTHLMPSSEGRTRKAVDNVFRAAVSHDHGPQTAQAA
- a CDS encoding helix-turn-helix transcriptional regulator, producing MATEDPTDLLGVLLALLRGGVPDRYLTPEDLVTMFSLPSVETVYQWRRKRIGPPGFRVGRYLRFNPAAVRAWEAERTALEDAA